A region of Ovis canadensis isolate MfBH-ARS-UI-01 breed Bighorn chromosome 19, ARS-UI_OviCan_v2, whole genome shotgun sequence DNA encodes the following proteins:
- the ACVR2B gene encoding activin receptor type-2B isoform X4, whose protein sequence is MPSPASPAGGPAAEHPGEPPPPWAWGSEAVDTGAGTPPPLPKGSGRGEAETRECIYYNANWELERTNQSGLERCEGERDKRLHCYASWRNSSGTIELVKKGCWLDDFNCYDRQECVATEENPQVYFCCCEGNFCNERFTHLPEAGGPEVTYEPPPTAPTLLTVLAYSLLPVGGLSLIALLAFWMYRHRKPPYGHVDIHEDPGPPPPSPLVGLKPLQLLEIKARGRFGCVWKAQLMNDFVAVKIFPLQDKQSWQSEREIFSTPGMKHENLLQFIAAEKRGSSLEAELWLITAFHDKGSLTDYLKGNIITWNELCHVAETMSRGLSYLHEDVPWCRGEGHKPSIAHRDFKSKNVLLKSDLTAVLADFGLAVRFEPGKPPGDTHGQVGTRRYMAPEVLEGAINFQRDAFLRIDMYAMGLVLWELVSRCKAADGPVDEYMLPFEEEIGQHPSLEELQEVVVHKKMRPVIKDHWLGHPGLAQLCVTIEECWDHDAEARLSAGCVEERVSLIRRSVNGTTSDCLVSLVTSVTNVDLPPKESSI, encoded by the exons ATGCCCTCCCCCGCGAGCCCTGCGGGCGGGCCGGCCGCCGAGCACCCTGGGGAGCCGCCGCCGCCCTGGGCCTGGGGCTCCGAGGCCGTGGACACCGGGGCGGGGACGCCGCCGCCTCTCCCCAAAG GTTCCGGGCGCGGGGAGGCCGAGACGCGGGAGTGCATCTACTACAACGCCAACTGGGAGCTGGAGCGCACCAACCAGAGCGGCCTGGAGCGCTGTGAGGGCGAGCGGGACAAGCGGCTGCACTGCTACGCCTCCTGGCGCAACAGCTCGGGCACCATCGAGCTCGTCAAGAAGGGCTGCTGGCTGGACGACTTCAACTGCTACGACAG GCAGGAGTGCGTGGCCACCGAGGAGAACCCCCAGGTGTACTTCTGCTGCTGCGAAGGCAACTTCTGCAACGAGCGCTTCACCCACCTTCCCGAGGCGGGCGGCCCAGAAG TCACGTACGAGCCACCCCCGACAGCCCCCACCCTGCTCACTGTGCTGGCCTACTCGCTGCTGCCCGTCGGGGGCCTCTCCCTCATCGCCCTGCTGGCCTTCTGGATGTACCGACATCGCAAGCCCCCCTACGGCCACGTGGACATCCACGAG GACCCTGGACCTCCACCCCCGTCCCCTCTGGTGGGCCTGAAGCCTCTGCAGCTGCTGGAGATCAAGGCTCGGGGGCGCTTCGGTTGTGTCTGGAAGGCGCAGCTCATGAACGACTTCGTGGCTGTCAAGATCTTCCCACTCCag GACAAGCAGTCGTGGCAGAGTGAGCGGGAGATCTTCAGCACGCCTGGCATGAAGCACGAGAACCTGCTGCAGTTCATTGCCGCTGAGAAGCGAGGCTCCAGCCTGGAGGCGGAGCTGTGGCTCATCACAGCCTTCCACGACAAG GGCTCCCTCACGGATTACCTCAAGGGGAACATCATCACATGGAACGAGCTGTGTCACGTGGCGGAGACCATGTCTAGAGGCCTCTCATACCTACACGAGGATGTGCCCTGGTGCCGGGGCGAGGGCCACAAGCCGTCTATTGCCCACAG GGACTTTAAGAGCAAGAATGTATTGCTGAAGAGTGACCTCACTGCTGTGCTGGCTGACTTTGGCCTGGCTGTTCGGTTTGAGCCAGGGAAACCTCCGGGGGACACTCACGGGCAG GTGGGCACGCGGCGGTACATGGCCCCCGAGGTGCTCGAGGGAGCCATCAACTTCCAGAGAGACGCCTTTCTGCGCATCGACATGTACGCcatggggctggtgctctgggagcTCGTGTCCCGCTGCAAAGCTGCCGACG GACCTGTGGATGAGTACATGCTGCCTTTTGAGGAGGAGATCGGCCAGCACCCGTCACTGGAGGAGCTGCAGGAGGTTGTGGTGCATAAGAAGATGCGGCCGGTCATCAAGGATCACTGGCTGGGACACCCG GGCCTGGCCCAGCTCTGCGTGACAATCGAGGAGTGCTGGGACCACGACGCGGAGGCTCGCCTGTCCGCGGGCTGCGTGGAGGAGCGAGTGTCCCTGATTCGGAGGTCGGTCAACGGCACTACCTCGGACTGTCTCGTCTCCCTGGTGACCTCCGTCACCAACGTGGACCTGCCCCCGAAGGAGTCGAGCATCTAA
- the ACVR2B gene encoding activin receptor type-2B isoform X2, with protein sequence MPSPASPAGGPAAEHPGEPPPPWAWGSEAVDTGAGTPPPLPKGSGRGEAETRECIYYNANWELERTNQSGLERCEGERDKRLHCYASWRNSSGTIELVKKGCWLDDFNCYDRQECVATEENPQVYFCCCEGNFCNERFTHLPEAGGPEVTYEPPPTAPTLLTVLAYSLLPVGGLSLIALLAFWMYRHRKPPYGHVDIHEVRRGWLGVGRGRSYYGQILLSPPSPQDPGPPPPSPLVGLKPLQLLEIKARGRFGCVWKAQLMNDFVAVKIFPLQDKQSWQSEREIFSTPGMKHENLLQFIAAEKRGSSLEAELWLITAFHDKGSLTDYLKGNIITWNELCHVAETMSRGLSYLHEDVPWCRGEGHKPSIAHRDFKSKNVLLKSDLTAVLADFGLAVRFEPGKPPGDTHGQVGTRRYMAPEVLEGAINFQRDAFLRIDMYAMGLVLWELVSRCKAADGPVDEYMLPFEEEIGQHPSLEELQEVVVHKKMRPVIKDHWLGHPGLAQLCVTIEECWDHDAEARLSAGCVEERVSLIRRSVNGTTSDCLVSLVTSVTNVDLPPKESSI encoded by the exons ATGCCCTCCCCCGCGAGCCCTGCGGGCGGGCCGGCCGCCGAGCACCCTGGGGAGCCGCCGCCGCCCTGGGCCTGGGGCTCCGAGGCCGTGGACACCGGGGCGGGGACGCCGCCGCCTCTCCCCAAAG GTTCCGGGCGCGGGGAGGCCGAGACGCGGGAGTGCATCTACTACAACGCCAACTGGGAGCTGGAGCGCACCAACCAGAGCGGCCTGGAGCGCTGTGAGGGCGAGCGGGACAAGCGGCTGCACTGCTACGCCTCCTGGCGCAACAGCTCGGGCACCATCGAGCTCGTCAAGAAGGGCTGCTGGCTGGACGACTTCAACTGCTACGACAG GCAGGAGTGCGTGGCCACCGAGGAGAACCCCCAGGTGTACTTCTGCTGCTGCGAAGGCAACTTCTGCAACGAGCGCTTCACCCACCTTCCCGAGGCGGGCGGCCCAGAAG TCACGTACGAGCCACCCCCGACAGCCCCCACCCTGCTCACTGTGCTGGCCTACTCGCTGCTGCCCGTCGGGGGCCTCTCCCTCATCGCCCTGCTGGCCTTCTGGATGTACCGACATCGCAAGCCCCCCTACGGCCACGTGGACATCCACGAGGTAAGACGGGGCTGGctcggggtggggcggggtagATCCTATTATGGCCAGATCCTGTTAAGCCCTCCATCTCCCCAGGACCCTGGACCTCCACCCCCGTCCCCTCTGGTGGGCCTGAAGCCTCTGCAGCTGCTGGAGATCAAGGCTCGGGGGCGCTTCGGTTGTGTCTGGAAGGCGCAGCTCATGAACGACTTCGTGGCTGTCAAGATCTTCCCACTCCag GACAAGCAGTCGTGGCAGAGTGAGCGGGAGATCTTCAGCACGCCTGGCATGAAGCACGAGAACCTGCTGCAGTTCATTGCCGCTGAGAAGCGAGGCTCCAGCCTGGAGGCGGAGCTGTGGCTCATCACAGCCTTCCACGACAAG GGCTCCCTCACGGATTACCTCAAGGGGAACATCATCACATGGAACGAGCTGTGTCACGTGGCGGAGACCATGTCTAGAGGCCTCTCATACCTACACGAGGATGTGCCCTGGTGCCGGGGCGAGGGCCACAAGCCGTCTATTGCCCACAG GGACTTTAAGAGCAAGAATGTATTGCTGAAGAGTGACCTCACTGCTGTGCTGGCTGACTTTGGCCTGGCTGTTCGGTTTGAGCCAGGGAAACCTCCGGGGGACACTCACGGGCAG GTGGGCACGCGGCGGTACATGGCCCCCGAGGTGCTCGAGGGAGCCATCAACTTCCAGAGAGACGCCTTTCTGCGCATCGACATGTACGCcatggggctggtgctctgggagcTCGTGTCCCGCTGCAAAGCTGCCGACG GACCTGTGGATGAGTACATGCTGCCTTTTGAGGAGGAGATCGGCCAGCACCCGTCACTGGAGGAGCTGCAGGAGGTTGTGGTGCATAAGAAGATGCGGCCGGTCATCAAGGATCACTGGCTGGGACACCCG GGCCTGGCCCAGCTCTGCGTGACAATCGAGGAGTGCTGGGACCACGACGCGGAGGCTCGCCTGTCCGCGGGCTGCGTGGAGGAGCGAGTGTCCCTGATTCGGAGGTCGGTCAACGGCACTACCTCGGACTGTCTCGTCTCCCTGGTGACCTCCGTCACCAACGTGGACCTGCCCCCGAAGGAGTCGAGCATCTAA
- the ACVR2B gene encoding activin receptor type-2B isoform X1 produces MACLASPSRPTPAHAVILTCPGSRAPCCGAGRPPRAPGVGRAPPCAPGWQSVPAPPPPQGPGVVQQQLPPPGTGSGRGEAETRECIYYNANWELERTNQSGLERCEGERDKRLHCYASWRNSSGTIELVKKGCWLDDFNCYDRQECVATEENPQVYFCCCEGNFCNERFTHLPEAGGPEVTYEPPPTAPTLLTVLAYSLLPVGGLSLIALLAFWMYRHRKPPYGHVDIHEDPGPPPPSPLVGLKPLQLLEIKARGRFGCVWKAQLMNDFVAVKIFPLQDKQSWQSEREIFSTPGMKHENLLQFIAAEKRGSSLEAELWLITAFHDKGSLTDYLKGNIITWNELCHVAETMSRGLSYLHEDVPWCRGEGHKPSIAHRDFKSKNVLLKSDLTAVLADFGLAVRFEPGKPPGDTHGQVGTRRYMAPEVLEGAINFQRDAFLRIDMYAMGLVLWELVSRCKAADGPVDEYMLPFEEEIGQHPSLEELQEVVVHKKMRPVIKDHWLGHPGLAQLCVTIEECWDHDAEARLSAGCVEERVSLIRRSVNGTTSDCLVSLVTSVTNVDLPPKESSI; encoded by the exons ATGGCATGTCTAGCATCCCCCTCCCGCCCCACTCCAGCACACGCAGTGATTCTGACATGCCCGGGGTCTCGGGCCCCCTGCTGTGGTGCAGGGAGGCCCCCCAGAGCCCCAGGTGTTGGCCGAGCCCCTCCCTGCGCACCTGGCTGGCAGTCTGTGCccgcccctcctccaccccagggCCCTGGGGTGGTTCAGCAGCAGCTGCCTCCCCCGGGCACAGGTTCCGGGCGCGGGGAGGCCGAGACGCGGGAGTGCATCTACTACAACGCCAACTGGGAGCTGGAGCGCACCAACCAGAGCGGCCTGGAGCGCTGTGAGGGCGAGCGGGACAAGCGGCTGCACTGCTACGCCTCCTGGCGCAACAGCTCGGGCACCATCGAGCTCGTCAAGAAGGGCTGCTGGCTGGACGACTTCAACTGCTACGACAG GCAGGAGTGCGTGGCCACCGAGGAGAACCCCCAGGTGTACTTCTGCTGCTGCGAAGGCAACTTCTGCAACGAGCGCTTCACCCACCTTCCCGAGGCGGGCGGCCCAGAAG TCACGTACGAGCCACCCCCGACAGCCCCCACCCTGCTCACTGTGCTGGCCTACTCGCTGCTGCCCGTCGGGGGCCTCTCCCTCATCGCCCTGCTGGCCTTCTGGATGTACCGACATCGCAAGCCCCCCTACGGCCACGTGGACATCCACGAG GACCCTGGACCTCCACCCCCGTCCCCTCTGGTGGGCCTGAAGCCTCTGCAGCTGCTGGAGATCAAGGCTCGGGGGCGCTTCGGTTGTGTCTGGAAGGCGCAGCTCATGAACGACTTCGTGGCTGTCAAGATCTTCCCACTCCag GACAAGCAGTCGTGGCAGAGTGAGCGGGAGATCTTCAGCACGCCTGGCATGAAGCACGAGAACCTGCTGCAGTTCATTGCCGCTGAGAAGCGAGGCTCCAGCCTGGAGGCGGAGCTGTGGCTCATCACAGCCTTCCACGACAAG GGCTCCCTCACGGATTACCTCAAGGGGAACATCATCACATGGAACGAGCTGTGTCACGTGGCGGAGACCATGTCTAGAGGCCTCTCATACCTACACGAGGATGTGCCCTGGTGCCGGGGCGAGGGCCACAAGCCGTCTATTGCCCACAG GGACTTTAAGAGCAAGAATGTATTGCTGAAGAGTGACCTCACTGCTGTGCTGGCTGACTTTGGCCTGGCTGTTCGGTTTGAGCCAGGGAAACCTCCGGGGGACACTCACGGGCAG GTGGGCACGCGGCGGTACATGGCCCCCGAGGTGCTCGAGGGAGCCATCAACTTCCAGAGAGACGCCTTTCTGCGCATCGACATGTACGCcatggggctggtgctctgggagcTCGTGTCCCGCTGCAAAGCTGCCGACG GACCTGTGGATGAGTACATGCTGCCTTTTGAGGAGGAGATCGGCCAGCACCCGTCACTGGAGGAGCTGCAGGAGGTTGTGGTGCATAAGAAGATGCGGCCGGTCATCAAGGATCACTGGCTGGGACACCCG GGCCTGGCCCAGCTCTGCGTGACAATCGAGGAGTGCTGGGACCACGACGCGGAGGCTCGCCTGTCCGCGGGCTGCGTGGAGGAGCGAGTGTCCCTGATTCGGAGGTCGGTCAACGGCACTACCTCGGACTGTCTCGTCTCCCTGGTGACCTCCGTCACCAACGTGGACCTGCCCCCGAAGGAGTCGAGCATCTAA
- the ACVR2B gene encoding activin receptor type-2B isoform X6, with the protein MACLASPSRPTPAHAVILTCPGSRAPCCGAGRPPRAPGVGRAPPCAPGWQSVPAPPPPQGPGVVQQQLPPPGTGSGRGEAETRECIYYNANWELERTNQSGLERCEGERDKRLHCYASWRNSSGTIELVKKGCWLDDFNCYDRQECVATEENPQVYFCCCEGNFCNERFTHLPEAGGPEVTYEPPPTAPTLLTVLAYSLLPVGGLSLIALLAFWMYRHRKPPYGHVDIHEVRRGWLGVGRGRSYYGQILLSPPSPQDPGPPPPSPLVGLKPLQLLEIKARGRFGCVWKAQLMNDFVAVKIFPLQDKQSWQSEREIFSTPGMKHENLLQFIAAEKRGSSLEAELWLITAFHDKGSLTDYLKGNIITWNELCHVAETMSRGLSYLHEDVPWCRGEGHKPSIAHRDFKSKNVLLKSDLTAVLADFGLAVRFEPGKPPGDTHGQVGTRRYMAPEVLEGAINFQRDAFLRIDMYAMGLVLWELVSRCKAADGPVDEYMLPFEEEIGQHPSLEELQEVVVHKKMRPVIKDHWLGHPGLAQLCVTIEECWDHDAEARLSAGCVEERVSLIRRSVNGTTSDCLVSLVTSVTNVDLPPKESSI; encoded by the exons ATGGCATGTCTAGCATCCCCCTCCCGCCCCACTCCAGCACACGCAGTGATTCTGACATGCCCGGGGTCTCGGGCCCCCTGCTGTGGTGCAGGGAGGCCCCCCAGAGCCCCAGGTGTTGGCCGAGCCCCTCCCTGCGCACCTGGCTGGCAGTCTGTGCccgcccctcctccaccccagggCCCTGGGGTGGTTCAGCAGCAGCTGCCTCCCCCGGGCACAGGTTCCGGGCGCGGGGAGGCCGAGACGCGGGAGTGCATCTACTACAACGCCAACTGGGAGCTGGAGCGCACCAACCAGAGCGGCCTGGAGCGCTGTGAGGGCGAGCGGGACAAGCGGCTGCACTGCTACGCCTCCTGGCGCAACAGCTCGGGCACCATCGAGCTCGTCAAGAAGGGCTGCTGGCTGGACGACTTCAACTGCTACGACAG GCAGGAGTGCGTGGCCACCGAGGAGAACCCCCAGGTGTACTTCTGCTGCTGCGAAGGCAACTTCTGCAACGAGCGCTTCACCCACCTTCCCGAGGCGGGCGGCCCAGAAG TCACGTACGAGCCACCCCCGACAGCCCCCACCCTGCTCACTGTGCTGGCCTACTCGCTGCTGCCCGTCGGGGGCCTCTCCCTCATCGCCCTGCTGGCCTTCTGGATGTACCGACATCGCAAGCCCCCCTACGGCCACGTGGACATCCACGAGGTAAGACGGGGCTGGctcggggtggggcggggtagATCCTATTATGGCCAGATCCTGTTAAGCCCTCCATCTCCCCAGGACCCTGGACCTCCACCCCCGTCCCCTCTGGTGGGCCTGAAGCCTCTGCAGCTGCTGGAGATCAAGGCTCGGGGGCGCTTCGGTTGTGTCTGGAAGGCGCAGCTCATGAACGACTTCGTGGCTGTCAAGATCTTCCCACTCCag GACAAGCAGTCGTGGCAGAGTGAGCGGGAGATCTTCAGCACGCCTGGCATGAAGCACGAGAACCTGCTGCAGTTCATTGCCGCTGAGAAGCGAGGCTCCAGCCTGGAGGCGGAGCTGTGGCTCATCACAGCCTTCCACGACAAG GGCTCCCTCACGGATTACCTCAAGGGGAACATCATCACATGGAACGAGCTGTGTCACGTGGCGGAGACCATGTCTAGAGGCCTCTCATACCTACACGAGGATGTGCCCTGGTGCCGGGGCGAGGGCCACAAGCCGTCTATTGCCCACAG GGACTTTAAGAGCAAGAATGTATTGCTGAAGAGTGACCTCACTGCTGTGCTGGCTGACTTTGGCCTGGCTGTTCGGTTTGAGCCAGGGAAACCTCCGGGGGACACTCACGGGCAG GTGGGCACGCGGCGGTACATGGCCCCCGAGGTGCTCGAGGGAGCCATCAACTTCCAGAGAGACGCCTTTCTGCGCATCGACATGTACGCcatggggctggtgctctgggagcTCGTGTCCCGCTGCAAAGCTGCCGACG GACCTGTGGATGAGTACATGCTGCCTTTTGAGGAGGAGATCGGCCAGCACCCGTCACTGGAGGAGCTGCAGGAGGTTGTGGTGCATAAGAAGATGCGGCCGGTCATCAAGGATCACTGGCTGGGACACCCG GGCCTGGCCCAGCTCTGCGTGACAATCGAGGAGTGCTGGGACCACGACGCGGAGGCTCGCCTGTCCGCGGGCTGCGTGGAGGAGCGAGTGTCCCTGATTCGGAGGTCGGTCAACGGCACTACCTCGGACTGTCTCGTCTCCCTGGTGACCTCCGTCACCAACGTGGACCTGCCCCCGAAGGAGTCGAGCATCTAA
- the ACVR2B gene encoding activin receptor type-2B isoform X5 — MTAPWAALALLWGSLCAGSGRGEAETRECIYYNANWELERTNQSGLERCEGERDKRLHCYASWRNSSGTIELVKKGCWLDDFNCYDRQECVATEENPQVYFCCCEGNFCNERFTHLPEAGGPEVTYEPPPTAPTLLTVLAYSLLPVGGLSLIALLAFWMYRHRKPPYGHVDIHEDPGPPPPSPLVGLKPLQLLEIKARGRFGCVWKAQLMNDFVAVKIFPLQDKQSWQSEREIFSTPGMKHENLLQFIAAEKRGSSLEAELWLITAFHDKGSLTDYLKGNIITWNELCHVAETMSRGLSYLHEDVPWCRGEGHKPSIAHRDFKSKNVLLKSDLTAVLADFGLAVRFEPGKPPGDTHGQVGTRRYMAPEVLEGAINFQRDAFLRIDMYAMGLVLWELVSRCKAADGPVDEYMLPFEEEIGQHPSLEELQEVVVHKKMRPVIKDHWLGHPGLAQLCVTIEECWDHDAEARLSAGCVEERVSLIRRSVNGTTSDCLVSLVTSVTNVDLPPKESSI, encoded by the exons GTTCCGGGCGCGGGGAGGCCGAGACGCGGGAGTGCATCTACTACAACGCCAACTGGGAGCTGGAGCGCACCAACCAGAGCGGCCTGGAGCGCTGTGAGGGCGAGCGGGACAAGCGGCTGCACTGCTACGCCTCCTGGCGCAACAGCTCGGGCACCATCGAGCTCGTCAAGAAGGGCTGCTGGCTGGACGACTTCAACTGCTACGACAG GCAGGAGTGCGTGGCCACCGAGGAGAACCCCCAGGTGTACTTCTGCTGCTGCGAAGGCAACTTCTGCAACGAGCGCTTCACCCACCTTCCCGAGGCGGGCGGCCCAGAAG TCACGTACGAGCCACCCCCGACAGCCCCCACCCTGCTCACTGTGCTGGCCTACTCGCTGCTGCCCGTCGGGGGCCTCTCCCTCATCGCCCTGCTGGCCTTCTGGATGTACCGACATCGCAAGCCCCCCTACGGCCACGTGGACATCCACGAG GACCCTGGACCTCCACCCCCGTCCCCTCTGGTGGGCCTGAAGCCTCTGCAGCTGCTGGAGATCAAGGCTCGGGGGCGCTTCGGTTGTGTCTGGAAGGCGCAGCTCATGAACGACTTCGTGGCTGTCAAGATCTTCCCACTCCag GACAAGCAGTCGTGGCAGAGTGAGCGGGAGATCTTCAGCACGCCTGGCATGAAGCACGAGAACCTGCTGCAGTTCATTGCCGCTGAGAAGCGAGGCTCCAGCCTGGAGGCGGAGCTGTGGCTCATCACAGCCTTCCACGACAAG GGCTCCCTCACGGATTACCTCAAGGGGAACATCATCACATGGAACGAGCTGTGTCACGTGGCGGAGACCATGTCTAGAGGCCTCTCATACCTACACGAGGATGTGCCCTGGTGCCGGGGCGAGGGCCACAAGCCGTCTATTGCCCACAG GGACTTTAAGAGCAAGAATGTATTGCTGAAGAGTGACCTCACTGCTGTGCTGGCTGACTTTGGCCTGGCTGTTCGGTTTGAGCCAGGGAAACCTCCGGGGGACACTCACGGGCAG GTGGGCACGCGGCGGTACATGGCCCCCGAGGTGCTCGAGGGAGCCATCAACTTCCAGAGAGACGCCTTTCTGCGCATCGACATGTACGCcatggggctggtgctctgggagcTCGTGTCCCGCTGCAAAGCTGCCGACG GACCTGTGGATGAGTACATGCTGCCTTTTGAGGAGGAGATCGGCCAGCACCCGTCACTGGAGGAGCTGCAGGAGGTTGTGGTGCATAAGAAGATGCGGCCGGTCATCAAGGATCACTGGCTGGGACACCCG GGCCTGGCCCAGCTCTGCGTGACAATCGAGGAGTGCTGGGACCACGACGCGGAGGCTCGCCTGTCCGCGGGCTGCGTGGAGGAGCGAGTGTCCCTGATTCGGAGGTCGGTCAACGGCACTACCTCGGACTGTCTCGTCTCCCTGGTGACCTCCGTCACCAACGTGGACCTGCCCCCGAAGGAGTCGAGCATCTAA
- the ACVR2B gene encoding activin receptor type-2B isoform X3 — protein MTAPWAALALLWGSLCAGSGRGEAETRECIYYNANWELERTNQSGLERCEGERDKRLHCYASWRNSSGTIELVKKGCWLDDFNCYDRQECVATEENPQVYFCCCEGNFCNERFTHLPEAGGPEVTYEPPPTAPTLLTVLAYSLLPVGGLSLIALLAFWMYRHRKPPYGHVDIHEVRRGWLGVGRGRSYYGQILLSPPSPQDPGPPPPSPLVGLKPLQLLEIKARGRFGCVWKAQLMNDFVAVKIFPLQDKQSWQSEREIFSTPGMKHENLLQFIAAEKRGSSLEAELWLITAFHDKGSLTDYLKGNIITWNELCHVAETMSRGLSYLHEDVPWCRGEGHKPSIAHRDFKSKNVLLKSDLTAVLADFGLAVRFEPGKPPGDTHGQVGTRRYMAPEVLEGAINFQRDAFLRIDMYAMGLVLWELVSRCKAADGPVDEYMLPFEEEIGQHPSLEELQEVVVHKKMRPVIKDHWLGHPGLAQLCVTIEECWDHDAEARLSAGCVEERVSLIRRSVNGTTSDCLVSLVTSVTNVDLPPKESSI, from the exons GTTCCGGGCGCGGGGAGGCCGAGACGCGGGAGTGCATCTACTACAACGCCAACTGGGAGCTGGAGCGCACCAACCAGAGCGGCCTGGAGCGCTGTGAGGGCGAGCGGGACAAGCGGCTGCACTGCTACGCCTCCTGGCGCAACAGCTCGGGCACCATCGAGCTCGTCAAGAAGGGCTGCTGGCTGGACGACTTCAACTGCTACGACAG GCAGGAGTGCGTGGCCACCGAGGAGAACCCCCAGGTGTACTTCTGCTGCTGCGAAGGCAACTTCTGCAACGAGCGCTTCACCCACCTTCCCGAGGCGGGCGGCCCAGAAG TCACGTACGAGCCACCCCCGACAGCCCCCACCCTGCTCACTGTGCTGGCCTACTCGCTGCTGCCCGTCGGGGGCCTCTCCCTCATCGCCCTGCTGGCCTTCTGGATGTACCGACATCGCAAGCCCCCCTACGGCCACGTGGACATCCACGAGGTAAGACGGGGCTGGctcggggtggggcggggtagATCCTATTATGGCCAGATCCTGTTAAGCCCTCCATCTCCCCAGGACCCTGGACCTCCACCCCCGTCCCCTCTGGTGGGCCTGAAGCCTCTGCAGCTGCTGGAGATCAAGGCTCGGGGGCGCTTCGGTTGTGTCTGGAAGGCGCAGCTCATGAACGACTTCGTGGCTGTCAAGATCTTCCCACTCCag GACAAGCAGTCGTGGCAGAGTGAGCGGGAGATCTTCAGCACGCCTGGCATGAAGCACGAGAACCTGCTGCAGTTCATTGCCGCTGAGAAGCGAGGCTCCAGCCTGGAGGCGGAGCTGTGGCTCATCACAGCCTTCCACGACAAG GGCTCCCTCACGGATTACCTCAAGGGGAACATCATCACATGGAACGAGCTGTGTCACGTGGCGGAGACCATGTCTAGAGGCCTCTCATACCTACACGAGGATGTGCCCTGGTGCCGGGGCGAGGGCCACAAGCCGTCTATTGCCCACAG GGACTTTAAGAGCAAGAATGTATTGCTGAAGAGTGACCTCACTGCTGTGCTGGCTGACTTTGGCCTGGCTGTTCGGTTTGAGCCAGGGAAACCTCCGGGGGACACTCACGGGCAG GTGGGCACGCGGCGGTACATGGCCCCCGAGGTGCTCGAGGGAGCCATCAACTTCCAGAGAGACGCCTTTCTGCGCATCGACATGTACGCcatggggctggtgctctgggagcTCGTGTCCCGCTGCAAAGCTGCCGACG GACCTGTGGATGAGTACATGCTGCCTTTTGAGGAGGAGATCGGCCAGCACCCGTCACTGGAGGAGCTGCAGGAGGTTGTGGTGCATAAGAAGATGCGGCCGGTCATCAAGGATCACTGGCTGGGACACCCG GGCCTGGCCCAGCTCTGCGTGACAATCGAGGAGTGCTGGGACCACGACGCGGAGGCTCGCCTGTCCGCGGGCTGCGTGGAGGAGCGAGTGTCCCTGATTCGGAGGTCGGTCAACGGCACTACCTCGGACTGTCTCGTCTCCCTGGTGACCTCCGTCACCAACGTGGACCTGCCCCCGAAGGAGTCGAGCATCTAA